The proteins below are encoded in one region of Silene latifolia isolate original U9 population chromosome 2, ASM4854445v1, whole genome shotgun sequence:
- the LOC141641749 gene encoding peroxidase 72-like — MCNNNAMKKYTIFVSLLAIVPLCFVSKAYGQLSPGFYDNTCPNVQAIVRSTVINVIVQDPRMAASLLRLHFLDCFVQGCDASLLLDSSGSIISEKGSKANKNSARGFEVIDKIKDQVETICPGVVSCADILAIAARDSTSSLGGPSWLVNLGRRDSLEASLSGSNDNIPDPNTTFETVLSKFTSQGLDMVDLVALSGAHTIGKARCSSFRQRLYNQNGDGKPDATLDPLYGAGLRIQCPRSGGDQNLVNLDPVTPIQFDNFYYRNLVRSRGLLNSDQTLFTNQASWKLVEQYAGNKELFFDQFVISMVKMGKLFPLTGSDGEIRRNCRRVNK, encoded by the exons ATGTGTAATAATAATGCTATGAAGAAGTACACCATTTTTGTTAGTCTTCTAGCAATCGTACCACTATGCTTTGTTTCCAAAGCTTATGGACAGCTTAGTCCTGGGTTCTATGACAACACTTGCCCAAATGTGCAAGCCATAGTCAGGTCTACTGTCATCAACGTGATCGTCCAAGATCCCCGAATGGCTGCGTCCTTGCTTAGACTCCACTTCCTTGACTGTTTTGTCCAG GGATGTGATGCTTCATTGCTCTTAGACAGCAGTGGAAGCATAATCTCGGAGAAGGGGTCGAAGGCTAATAAGAACTCAGCTCGAGGGTTCGAAGTTATTGACAAGATCAAGGATCAAGTTGAGACAATATGCCCTGGAGTTGTGTCTTGTGCTGATATTCTAGCTATTGCAGCCAGAGATTCAACTTCAAGT CTTGGTGGACCAAGCTGGCTAGTGAATCTAGGAAGAAGAGATTCATTAGAAGCTAGTTTGAGCGGATCTAACGACAACATTCCTGATCCGAACACTACTTTTGAAACCGTACTTTCCAAGTTTACAAGCCAAGGCCTCGACATGGTTGACCTTGTTGCGCTCTCAG GGGCCCACACAATAGGTAAAGCAAGGTGCAGCAGCTTCAGGCAAAGGCTATACAACCAGAATGGAGATGGGAAGCCTGATGC TACACTTGACCCATTATACGGAGCCGGGCTGCGCATCCAATGCCCACGCTCTGGTGGGGACCAGAACTTGGTTAACTTAGACCCTGTTACCCCTATCCAGTTTGACAACTTCTACTACAGGAATCTGGTGCGTTCACGCGGCTTGTTGAATTCCGACCAAACCCTATTTACCAACCAGGCTTCCTGGAAACTTGTCGAGCAATATGCCGGGAACAAAGAGCTTTTCTTCGATCAGTTTGTGATTTCCATGGTGAAGATGGGTAAACTCTTTCCATTGACGGGTTCAGACGGTGAAATCAGGAGGAACTGCAGAAGAGTTAATAAATAG